In Candidatus Rokuibacteriota bacterium, the genomic window CAAGCGCCTGCAGAAGGACCGGCCCCTGTCCCCAGAAGCCGGTCTTGAACACCTCAAATGTGCCGTGGCGGGTCCGGAAGGTGATGCGCGTTGGGCGCTCGACCCGCCCACGGTACATGGCGAGATCGGCGTGGGTGAGAAGACCACCGGCTTCCTGGACGGCTTTGGCGATCCGCTGCCCGACGTCGCCCCCGTAGAAGCGATCGCGCGCGGCGTAGATGGCCGCCCTCCTTCCCTGGCTCAGATGGTGCTGCTCCTCCTCGACGAGCGCCCGGAGTGTACGGGCCAGATCAGGCTGGCGAAAGATACTGCCTAGGGCAGGGATTGTCCCGCCCGGCCCCTGGAGATAGACGCGAGCGCCGCTGGGGAAGCGGTGCATCCGCTCAAGCTGTGGCTCCAGGTAACGCGTCAGGAACTCGTACCAGGGGAACCCCTCCTCGGCCAGGGCGATCGCCGGGGCCAGCACCTCGGCGAGGGAGAGAGTGCCGAATTCAGCGAGGGCGATAGCCAGAGCGTCGATGACCGCTGGGACCGTCCCCGCAGATGGGCCATTACTCGGGATCCCGCCTTGACGTCGGAAGAGATCGGCGGAGGCTGCTGCGGGTGCATGACCCTGCCCGCTGATGACCAGGACATCCCTCCGGTCGGCGAGGTAAAGGATGATCGGCACTTCGCCGCCCATGCCGAAGTGCGAGATCTCCGTGACTCCAGCGGCGAAGGTCGCGGCGACGCCGGCATCGACCGCGTTGCCGCCGCGCGCCAGCATCCGCATGCCCGCTTCAGCGGCGAAGTGGCGCCCCGCCGCGACTGCACCGACCCGGCCGACGACCTCAGGGCGGTAGGTCCCTGAGCCCCGGACCCCCTGAGGCTGGACCGGTTGGTGGCTCAACACAAGGGCTGCCACCAGCGTGATTGTGAGAGTGACGATCCTCACGGTGGGACAGACGCCGCTCGCGTTACTCACCGAAGCCCGCCAGAAAGACGAGTCAGCCCGCGGGCGTGACACGCCGTCCGGGCTCCCCGTCCCGTATCTTTTGGAACTTTGGCGCGCTGATCCTCCAGCCTATTTCGGCGCGGCGAAGATCTCGATCGTCCCTTCCATCAGGAGCCAGCCGGCGGTCGTCCCCAACGGCTGGTTCATGCAGACGTTGATCGTTAGCTGGCTGATGGCGGGGATGCGATTCGCGTTGTCCACCTGAGTCCCCAACTGAGCAAAAAGAGCGGTCACGAGATCGGAGTCCATCCACGCCTGGAGACGGATACGGCTCCCGCTCGACGTCTGGACGAAGCGTGACACGGTCAAGTCGGTCCGGCACCCGAGGAAGTACGGGCCGGTGGACAGGAACGTCGAGTCGGCCGTGCGCCCGTGCTTATCCCGGATCGAGATGAAGCCCACCTTGGCGGTGGTACTGTCGGCGGGCTCGTGCGTGTCCAGCGTGACACGAAAGCCGAACGCCTCAACGGACACAAAGTTGGACGGAACGGGAGTCCCGAGCTCGCCGCCTGCCCCCATGAGCAGCGGTGCCAGCGCGACGATCGTGAGAAGCGTTGCGACTCGTTTCATCTGCCCCTCCTTTCAGGCTCTGGCTGACGCCCGGCCGAGCCGCGGCGTCAGCGCAGGCCGATGTGGACCGAGTGGACGGCGCCGTCGTCCAGGCGCGCGTCGATGCGCCAGACCCCGGCGCCCAGCACCTTGGTGTCCAGGTTGAAGATGTACTGGTTGCTGACCGGATCGAACCGGAACGTGTTGCCGGTGTCCGTCGCCCCGGTGCCGAGGTCGATCGTGTCGCCGACCGTGGCACCGCCGACTTGGGTGACCCTGATGGTCGCGACGGTGGTGCCGATCGCCACGTTGTTGGCGTCGAAGAGCTGGAACTTCACCGGTACCGTGCTGCGGAACCGGAACGTCCGGCAGGGGGTGACCGGGGTGGTGAGGGTCGCCCCGCAGACGCTGTCGTTGACCAGGGGCGTGCCAAACCCCACGAACCTGGCGGAGGAGACGGTGAAATCCAGCCGGTTCGAGACGATGGTGAAGGCCTGCCGGCCCTGGTCGATCGAGGCCGCGAGGTTCAGCAGGGTCTGCCCCGGGAAATCGTTGCAGTTGGTGATCACCGCGTTGGCGGACACGGAGTACGTGTCGAACGGGATCTGGGCGACTACCTGATAGCGTCCGGGCGGGAGGTCGTAGAACGCGCGGGCGTCGAAGCGGTACTCGCGGAAGAACCTGGCAGCGAGCACCTCGGCGCGGCGCACGCGGAGCGCCGTCGGGGTCTGGAGCACACCGCCCCTCACGAAACAGAAGCTGGTCGTGGTCTCGACGTGGACCTCGGTGGTGTTGGTGACGAAGCCTCCGGCGAACGGCCGCTCGAAGAAGAGGCGACGGTAGTGGGGGGCATCGGAGAAGCCGGCCGTGGTCGTCAGGGACCCGCCGCTCAGGTTGTCGAGCTGAAGGACCAGCGGGATGGGGTCGGTCGGGGCGAACGTCGCATCCGGCGGGGCCGTCTGGAAGAAGAGCCGCGCGCGGAGCGGCGGGGGGGTTCCTGCCTGGGCCAGCGCGCCCTCGGGGAACGCCAGCAGGCAGCCGGCGAGGAGGAGGGCCGCCAGGGACCGAGGGGCGGGGCCTGGGGTGCGCATGGTGACCGTCCTCACTGGAGCTTCTTGTTGTGGATCTGGACCTGGCCGCCCGACGTCGCCGAGAAGTTCCGGTCGAGCCAGTCCCAGAGCCCGTCGAACATGATGTCCGAGGTGTCCAGGGTGTGCCTGGCGCCGACAGCGTGGCCCAGCTCGTGCGTCACGACGACCACGCCGATCTGGTCCAACGTCGCCTGCGGGGAGTCCTTCAGGATCACCTTCGTGTCCGCCGGCCAGGTCGCGTCCACGCCCTGGACCCCCGTGAAGCTCGTGGCGGTGAGGCCAGTATAGGTGAAGCTGTCCCGCCCGTTGAGGAGCGCCGTCCCCGAGGTCGGGAAGCCGGCCGTGCTGGCAACCGGGATCGTCGTCGCGCCCGCGCTGACCTCGGCCGTCGTCGGGAAGCACCGGGCGATCGCCTGCGGGTCGCTCACGAGCGGCAGCTCGGGGCAGCCGTCTTTCGTCGTGTCGATGGCGCTCAGATCCAGGTCGTACCTGCTCGCGACGTAGTGATCGCCGAGGAGCAGGTCCGTCGTTTTGTCAATCGGCTCCCCGCCGTCCTTCACGCCGTTGTCGTTGGCGTCAGCGACGATGTCGACCCGCGCGAGCATTGGCGTCCCGTGGGGAGCTGTGCCGTCGTCAAAGTGCACGGCGCGCTTTGGATCGTTATCGGGATGACGATACGTCTTGTCATTGATATACGCCTTTAGCGCCCGCAGGTAGACCCGCGTCTTGACGGCGTAGGCGTCGGCACTCCCGAACGTGCTGAAGCCAAGCGTGGCGGGCTTCATGTTGCGTAGCCCCGTGTCCTTCCAGGTCTTCTCGCAGTTGGTGCCGCTCGTGTGGCAGTTGATGGCATCGAGCACGGCGGTGGCCATGTCGAGCGTCGGGTTGGCCGGCGTCATGAACGACTGGCGGGGGAACTGGCGCGTCGGCGTCAGGGGGGCGGCCGTGGTGAACCCGTCGAAGGCGGTCGTGACATCATGAACCTTCACGCCCGCGTTCTGGAAGGCCGGCCCCACCTCGAAGCGGGGGCACGGCGCTGAGTCAGTCACCGGCGCCCAGGTGGCGGGGTCTTTCGTGTCGTCCACCGCCAGGCCGCACTGACCGCTCGCCATGACCGGATCCTTGGGGAACCCGCGCGCCCGGACGAACAGGTGGCGCATCCCGACCCCGAGCCGTTCGGCGACGTGGTTCCCGTTGAGGTCGGTCATGAAGCCCGTCTGCCCGGGCGCCGGGCCTTTCAGGTAGACGGCCCTGAGCTTTTCGAAGTGGGTCAGCCCGTCTCGGCGGAACTTGTCAGCGTCGTCCCGGGTCCCGTTGCCATCCTGGTCCCGGCTGAAGCGGTTCAGCACCACGGGGGCGTGGAGCGTGTCGTTTGTCTCGAGCGCGTCAGGCAGGAGGTCGCCGTCCGTGTCCAGGGGGAACCGGGCGCTGCCGGTCGCCCCGTCCGCGCGCGTCACCTGGATTGTCACGTGGCCGAGCCAGTCCCAGGAGTGGAGCTTGATCCGGTAGACCCCTGACGCCGGGGAGGTCTCGGCCACGTTCGCGAGCGTCGTACGGGTCATATCGGCGCCACCCGCGGCCGCCGTCGCATCCACCGCGGCCACGCTGTAGTCGTTCCGCGGCACGGTGAGGAGCGTGCCCGTGGCGTTGTCCACCTCGCAGTCCTCGTTGGTCGCCGTCCCCGGGAAGTTGGACGGGCTCGCCGTCGCCGTCGCCGTCATGGCCGAGGTCGGGGCGGGCGTGAACTGGGCCTCGAGGATGACCGGGGTTGGGGTGATGGTCTTGGCGGTGCACTGGCCGGACGTGTTCAGCGTCAGCTCCACTTGCTGGACGCTCGACACGAAGGTCGAGGTGACGTCCGCGAGAGTGTCGGGGTCCAGGAACCTGAACTGGACCACGGGGCGGGGCCGGACCTCGTACGCGTTCGGGAGCGTATCGGTGCCCCGGTTGTTGGGGTTCGTCACCCTGACGTCGCCTGGGCCAGTCACCGCCGCGCCGTCGATGCTGACCGGGATGCTGATCTCCTCAGCCGAGACCGTCAGGGCGCCCGTCACGGCAATCCGGGAGTCGGCCACGGTCGTCCCGGGCTGCAAGAAGTCCACCGTCGCGCCGGAGAGGAAGTTGGTCCCGGTGATCTTGAGGGTTCCGGTGGCGCCGGCGAAGGGGTTCTCGGCGATCGTCGTGTTCGCCGGGAAGAAGAAGGCGTTGGCGCCGCGGGGGCTGGTGATGTCGAAGTTGAACCCGCTGCTCGCCAGGCCGGTCGTCGTGTTGCTCACCGTGAACAGGCCGTCCGTGGCCGCGTCGGGCATGTTCGTCACGATCTGGGTGTCGGAGCTGGAGATGAAGGTCGTGACGAGCACAGGGCCCGAGAACGTGACCCTGGGCGCAGACCCGAAGCCTGACCCGGAGATGGTCACCCGGCACCCGCGCGGCCCCTCCGCCGCGTTCGTCACGTCACAGACGATCCCCGAGATCGAGGGCGGTGGGGGCGGGGGGACCGTCTCCGTGGTGCTGGTCGAGCTCTTGGCCAGGCCCACGTCCACCCCCACCGCCGGCGCGTCGATCACGTCTACGAAGCCGCCGGTGCCGAGGCCCCCGTCGGGGTTGAGCACGGTCACCGGGAGCGGCCCGACCACGCTCTGGTCCACGCTCACATGCGCGAGGATGGCCGTGCCTGGGAACACGCGCACCTCCTGCACGGTGACCCCCGAGTCCGGGGAGCCGAAGCTCACGGTCAACGACCGAGTGCTATGCTCCTGGAAGCCGGTCCCCAGGATGTTCACCGGCTGGAGGCTCACGCCGCGGAAGAGCGGCCCCACGATCGGGAGGGTCCCGCAGGAGCCGGCCGCGATGCGGTCCGTGCAGGTGATCGTCGGGGCAGCTTTCACTTCGAGCGCGTCGGTCAAGGTCGAGCTTTCGGCAGGCGACGTCGCCGGGTTGGTCACGGTCACGGCCCGGAGCCCGGGAGCGGCAGCCGCGGCTACATCCACGCTGGCCGTGATCTGCGTGGAGCTGTCCACGGTCACGCTCCGTACCGTGATGCCGGCGCCGAAGTCCACCGTGGCTCCGGCTTTGAAGTTCACGCCGGTGAGGACCACCGTCTCGTTCTGCGCCCCCTGGCCGAGCCTGCTCACCGACAGCGATCCGAGCGTCGGGGTATTCCCTGTGCAGTTCCCGATGGTGATCGGAATGGCCGCAAAGTTGTTGCCCTCGTCGGTCTCCGCGACACTGTTGGATTCATCGACCAGCAGCCCCAGGAACATGGAGCCCGTTGGCGTCAAACCCGGAATGCTGGCACTGGAAACCAGCGGCACTGACAAAGTCCCATTGGCGCCAAGGGACGAGACCGTCTCCCGGCCCCCGACCAGCAAGACGTCGGAGGCGGTGATGGTTGCATCGGCCGAGATATAGACGCCGACAGAGAACTGGCCCGCCGAAGTCTGACCCAGGTTTCTGACCGTGAGCTTAATATCCCCCCCAATGACCTGCCCTGGGCACGCGGCGTTCGGACCCGTGATGAGACCGACGAGATCGGGAGCCCCTGGGGCCGCGCCCTCAACGAGGGTGAAATCCTGGCCACTTCGCGTCTCGTTCTCCCCCACGAGGACTGCCGTGGCCGTGGCTCCCCCGAGCTGGCCGGCAGCTTCGCTCGGATCCCGGACGCCGTTGCCATTGCTGTCGATGAAAGCCCCGATGAAGTATGTCCCCGGGATGATCCCTTGGGTATCGGGCGGCGGGCTCGCGAAGCCATACGCCTGCGGGAAGACAGGCGACGGGATCGTGAGCCCGTACAGCCGCTGCGTCAGGGCGGCGTCGGCGAAGAGGCCGATTCGGAGCGCGCCGGTTTGCGCGCCCGCGTAGCTGATCGTCCCCGTGATGTCGCTGGTAAGGGTGAGATTGAAGTTCGTCCCCGGAGTGTCCGCGCCATTCACGACTGTGAGCTTGGTGGCCGCATCCCGGTTCGGCACCTCCGCGAAGAACTTTCGCGCGAAGCCGAGGGCACGCGCCTGGGCGACGTAGCTGCCGGAGGTCGGCGCAAGCCCGTGGACTCTGTGGTTGCCGCTCGTATCGGTCACCCCGCCACCCCACACGAAGCCACCGGTGGCGGCGTCGAAGATGACCACGCCGGCATCGGCGAGCCCGATCACCCCGTCGCTCCGGAACACCCGACCGGAAATTGACCCGTGGGCGTCCGAGACGACCACGTCGCTGATCGTGGTCGTGTTAGGTGCGGTGACGGCAACTGTATCCCCCGCTTGCAGTGTCAGCTGACCGTTAAACCACTGCCCAGCGAAGCCGCCGGTGAGGGGGAAGATCCGGAGCTTGTAGATCCCCTCGGCCAGGGTGGGCGCCATGAACATCCCATTGGCGTCCGTCACGACGGTCAGCACTGTCGAGCCGGTCGTGGCCTCGCGCACCTGGACGAGGGCGCCGACGAGCGGCGCGCCGATGGTAGCCGGCGGCACTGGCTGTCGCCGGACCGTCCCGATGATAGTGCCGGGAGCAGGATTGAGCGCGACGTTAATGCCCGAAGTCTCGAGCCCGCTCTGCACCTCGACGAACGAGGCGTCGTTGAACAGAAAGCCGCCGGAGGGGGTGGCCGTCGCCGTGTAGTGACGTGTCACGAAGCCGGGGGCGACCACCCGCACCTTGTGCTGGCCGGACCCGGGCACGCCCGGCACCGCCGGCGGGAGGCCGCGGACCAGGAAGGAACCGTCGTGGCGCGTGGTGGCCCCGCTGCCGACCCCGTTGTCGAAGAAGTTCCGGACGCTGACCGTGGCGCCCATGATCGGCTGGCCCGTGCTGGTGGTGACCGTCCCGGTCAGGGTGCCCGCGGTAGCGGCCAGGAAGAGATTGATATTCTCCTGGTTTGCCGCTGTCGCGTCCACGATTGTGCCGGCGCTCAGGACGTGCTGGCAGCGGAAGGTCGCACCCACCGGCTCGCAGCCCGAGGCGGTGCTCACATAGGTCGTCTCGGTGTCCGCCCTGAGCACGTACTTCCCCGGCCGCAACCCGTCGAGCTTGTAGCTCCCGTCGCCGTTGACGCGCACGACGCGCACCACCCCCAGATGTGCCGGGTCAAAGGCGAAGATGTGGGCGTCACTGAGCGGATTTCCGCTCGAGTCTCGGACAAAGCCGCTGATTATCCGCGGGCTCGTCCCCGGGCTGAAGCCAGGGACCGTGAAGTCGGCGGTCACGGTCTCGGAGCCCGTGATCGTTACCGGAATCGCCGTGCTGCGTGAGGTCGAGCCTGTCGGGTACCAGCCTATGGCGGTCCCGCCATCCCGTTGGTTGCCCAGGGCCTCGATGATCCACTGCCCGGGCCCCACTCCTGAAAAGCTGTACATGCCGTTGCTGTCGGTTATG contains:
- a CDS encoding gamma-glutamyltransferase family protein, with product MSNASGVCPTVRIVTLTITLVAALVLSHQPVQPQGVRGSGTYRPEVVGRVGAVAAGRHFAAEAGMRMLARGGNAVDAGVAATFAAGVTEISHFGMGGEVPIILYLADRRDVLVISGQGHAPAAASADLFRRQGGIPSNGPSAGTVPAVIDALAIALAEFGTLSLAEVLAPAIALAEEGFPWYEFLTRYLEPQLERMHRFPSGARVYLQGPGGTIPALGSIFRQPDLARTLRALVEEEQHHLSQGRRAAIYAARDRFYGGDVGQRIAKAVQEAGGLLTHADLAMYRGRVERPTRITFRTRHGTFEVFKTGFWGQGPVLLQALALLQSFDLERMGHNSTEYIHTVTEALKLALADRDAFYGDPEFAKVPASGLLSETYAAERRKLIDPLAANNLQRPGDPWKFEPRSERKRPEVGRDPRAGGRERTRAALSPPRDPGVRLASPDTTTVNTADAKGNLFSASPSSAWFFGGVFIAGDTGVPLGNRMQAFVLEEGHPNIVHGGKRPRTTLTPTIVLRDGKPYLALSSPGGDSQDQQALQVFLNMAVFNMSPQAAIEAPRFNSFHHRRSFGDHRFMGGGLELEDRIPPGVVEALRRLGHRVSVVGPFMMDTGTTLVGVEPKHGTLFGAADLRRQRFVVGW
- a CDS encoding PxKF domain-containing protein, coding for MRTPGPAPRSLAALLLAGCLLAFPEGALAQAGTPPPLRARLFFQTAPPDATFAPTDPIPLVLQLDNLSGGSLTTTAGFSDAPHYRRLFFERPFAGGFVTNTTEVHVETTTSFCFVRGGVLQTPTALRVRRAEVLAARFFREYRFDARAFYDLPPGRYQVVAQIPFDTYSVSANAVITNCNDFPGQTLLNLAASIDQGRQAFTIVSNRLDFTVSSARFVGFGTPLVNDSVCGATLTTPVTPCRTFRFRSTVPVKFQLFDANNVAIGTTVATIRVTQVGGATVGDTIDLGTGATDTGNTFRFDPVSNQYIFNLDTKVLGAGVWRIDARLDDGAVHSVHIGLR
- a CDS encoding carboxypeptidase regulatory-like domain-containing protein, which produces TIQATDIGSGVCITGCPFGISTVVFRHLGTGQLRQGIFTLVSGTLNNGTFQAQVDFPQLSASGTWEAELRLFDPLGNVVNFFRADLTARGFPATLLNGSGGITGTVTRADTGAPIEGAIIDLFDGTTNAFLIGGFTTNASGFYSTGRVLPPGIIYKVRARVNPPLSFVHTFFTTKFPIGIDFFTATGVDVTANADTQNVNIAMQPGGIITGTIRDGLSGNAIGGATVFIIRVAASSFFAITTVKTGPDGTFTFRNLRDGDWLVRASAPGHITAWFSGDPNNLATDFVTATPIRIKNGQPFVITGSPLTETLLTSADMNLAAGGAVIQGRITRSDTGGPVPTGTVVELRGPTFFTRGFLTLTITDSNGMYSFSGVGPGQWIIEALGNQRDGGTAIGWYPTGSTSRSTAIPVTITGSETVTADFTVPGFSPGTSPRIISGFVRDSSGNPLSDAHIFAFDPAHLGVVRVVRVNGDGSYKLDGLRPGKYVLRADTETTYVSTASGCEPVGATFRCQHVLSAGTIVDATAANQENINLFLAATAGTLTGTVTTSTGQPIMGATVSVRNFFDNGVGSGATTRHDGSFLVRGLPPAVPGVPGSGQHKVRVVAPGFVTRHYTATATPSGGFLFNDASFVEVQSGLETSGINVALNPAPGTIIGTVRRQPVPPATIGAPLVGALVQVREATTGSTVLTVVTDANGMFMAPTLAEGIYKLRIFPLTGGFAGQWFNGQLTLQAGDTVAVTAPNTTTISDVVVSDAHGSISGRVFRSDGVIGLADAGVVIFDAATGGFVWGGGVTDTSGNHRVHGLAPTSGSYVAQARALGFARKFFAEVPNRDAATKLTVVNGADTPGTNFNLTLTSDITGTISYAGAQTGALRIGLFADAALTQRLYGLTIPSPVFPQAYGFASPPPDTQGIIPGTYFIGAFIDSNGNGVRDPSEAAGQLGGATATAVLVGENETRSGQDFTLVEGAAPGAPDLVGLITGPNAACPGQVIGGDIKLTVRNLGQTSAGQFSVGVYISADATITASDVLLVGGRETVSSLGANGTLSVPLVSSASIPGLTPTGSMFLGLLVDESNSVAETDEGNNFAAIPITIGNCTGNTPTLGSLSVSRLGQGAQNETVVLTGVNFKAGATVDFGAGITVRSVTVDSSTQITASVDVAAAAAPGLRAVTVTNPATSPAESSTLTDALEVKAAPTITCTDRIAAGSCGTLPIVGPLFRGVSLQPVNILGTGFQEHSTRSLTVSFGSPDSGVTVQEVRVFPGTAILAHVSVDQSVVGPLPVTVLNPDGGLGTGGFVDVIDAPAVGVDVGLAKSSTSTTETVPPPPPPSISGIVCDVTNAAEGPRGCRVTISGSGFGSAPRVTFSGPVLVTTFISSSDTQIVTNMPDAATDGLFTVSNTTTGLASSGFNFDITSPRGANAFFFPANTTIAENPFAGATGTLKITGTNFLSGATVDFLQPGTTVADSRIAVTGALTVSAEEISIPVSIDGAAVTGPGDVRVTNPNNRGTDTLPNAYEVRPRPVVQFRFLDPDTLADVTSTFVSSVQQVELTLNTSGQCTAKTITPTPVILEAQFTPAPTSAMTATATASPSNFPGTATNEDCEVDNATGTLLTVPRNDYSVAAVDATAAAGGADMTRTTLANVAETSPASGVYRIKLHSWDWLGHVTIQVTRADGATGSARFPLDTDGDLLPDALETNDTLHAPVVLNRFSRDQDGNGTRDDADKFRRDGLTHFEKLRAVYLKGPAPGQTGFMTDLNGNHVAERLGVGMRHLFVRARGFPKDPVMASGQCGLAVDDTKDPATWAPVTDSAPCPRFEVGPAFQNAGVKVHDVTTAFDGFTTAAPLTPTRQFPRQSFMTPANPTLDMATAVLDAINCHTSGTNCEKTWKDTGLRNMKPATLGFSTFGSADAYAVKTRVYLRALKAYINDKTYRHPDNDPKRAVHFDDGTAPHGTPMLARVDIVADANDNGVKDGGEPIDKTTDLLLGDHYVASRYDLDLSAIDTTKDGCPELPLVSDPQAIARCFPTTAEVSAGATTIPVASTAGFPTSGTALLNGRDSFTYTGLTATSFTGVQGVDATWPADTKVILKDSPQATLDQIGVVVVTHELGHAVGARHTLDTSDIMFDGLWDWLDRNFSATSGGQVQIHNKKLQ